One stretch of Paenibacillus sp. FSL R5-0341 DNA includes these proteins:
- a CDS encoding ankyrin repeat domain-containing protein: MVRTIHDAAYAGHTDEVIRFIAQGSRLNEQDALGRTALMAAVHGNKIDTARMLVDAGADINLQDARLDNTLLYASAEGMYDMVELAITAGADTRLTNRFGGTALIPAADRGHVNIVELLLTRSDVDVNHVNNLGWTALLEAVILGDGGVRHQEIVALLLRYGADPKIADRDGITPLEHARKHHYTEMERLLTQV; the protein is encoded by the coding sequence TTGGTTAGAACAATACATGATGCTGCTTACGCAGGGCATACCGATGAGGTCATTCGATTTATCGCACAGGGTAGCCGGTTGAATGAACAGGATGCATTGGGGAGAACAGCTCTGATGGCTGCGGTACACGGTAATAAGATAGATACGGCAAGGATGCTGGTTGACGCCGGTGCGGACATTAACCTACAGGATGCACGATTGGATAACACGCTGTTATACGCGAGTGCCGAGGGTATGTATGACATGGTGGAATTAGCGATTACAGCAGGTGCAGATACAAGGTTAACCAATCGTTTCGGCGGTACAGCCCTTATTCCTGCAGCGGATCGTGGCCATGTGAACATTGTGGAGCTGCTGTTGACACGCAGCGATGTGGATGTGAACCATGTCAACAACCTGGGGTGGACAGCCTTGCTGGAAGCGGTCATTTTGGGAGATGGTGGAGTACGTCATCAGGAAATTGTCGCTTTGCTTTTGCGATATGGTGCGGATCCAAAGATCGCGGATCGGGACGGGATTACACCACTTGAACATGCGCGCAAGCATCATTATACCGAAATGGAACGACTATTAACCCAAGTCTGA
- a CDS encoding LysR family transcriptional regulator produces MDIKQCRYFIAIAEEKQITAAARRLHMAQPPLSQQLKLMEEELGVILFERKGRMMELTQAGRSFYDYAVTLTKYMEEAVMEMQSFRHGIRGKLAIGINTISDRLIPQALQQFRTTHPQVTYKIQQNESAQLCRLLEDGKVELACVRMPVQTERYEVLHLPQEPLFYISSTPLDSPTEMGVGAEMGTYFEQLTGIPLLLPSTEGLGMFELILDKFREHQVTPSIMGECSDINMLLELVRLGFASSIVPHTVLQLYQEHPFHVYRIQDQHSTVGSALVWLQNRYLSKPAQHFVQLVQGMLPVI; encoded by the coding sequence TTGGATATCAAACAATGCCGCTATTTCATTGCCATTGCCGAGGAGAAACAGATTACAGCAGCAGCCCGAAGACTGCATATGGCTCAGCCACCTTTAAGTCAGCAGCTTAAGTTAATGGAGGAAGAGCTTGGTGTGATTCTATTTGAACGCAAAGGGCGCATGATGGAGCTAACGCAGGCGGGTCGCAGCTTTTATGATTATGCGGTTACCTTGACCAAATATATGGAGGAAGCTGTAATGGAGATGCAAAGTTTCCGTCACGGCATACGGGGCAAACTCGCCATCGGCATCAATACCATATCGGATCGCCTGATCCCGCAAGCACTTCAGCAGTTCCGCACCACTCACCCACAGGTTACCTATAAAATTCAGCAAAATGAATCTGCGCAATTATGCCGATTGCTGGAAGATGGCAAAGTTGAACTTGCCTGTGTACGCATGCCTGTCCAGACCGAACGCTATGAGGTGCTGCACCTGCCACAGGAGCCCCTTTTCTATATTTCTTCAACACCGCTGGATAGCCCGACAGAGATGGGCGTAGGAGCAGAGATGGGAACTTATTTTGAGCAGCTTACAGGTATCCCTCTCCTGCTTCCAAGTACAGAAGGACTCGGTATGTTCGAGCTGATTTTGGACAAGTTCCGGGAACACCAGGTTACCCCCTCCATCATGGGCGAATGCTCGGACATTAATATGTTGCTGGAGCTGGTCCGACTCGGCTTCGCCAGTTCCATCGTGCCACATACGGTACTGCAACTATACCAAGAGCACCCTTTCCACGTATATCGCATTCAGGATCAGCATTCCACGGTTGGCTCGGCGCTGGTCTGGCTGCAGAACCGCTATCTGTCCAAGCCTGCACAACACTTTGTGCAATTGGTACAGGGAATGCTTCCCGTGATCTAA
- a CDS encoding beta-glucoside-specific PTS transporter subunit IIABC, which translates to MDKQQLSKDILKLVGGEENVDQVTHCMTRLRFNLNDNKKADKATLKNTPGVMGVMENGGQFQVIIGNDVPVVYNALVGNMSKSPNADNASSGASTGEKKKRNPVSALFDFISGIFTPILPAITGAGMIKGIVAILVALEWLSDTSSTYIILSAIGDGAFYFLPIILAISAARKLGSNMYIAAALAAGIMHPTITALLANGDTTFVGIKVIAATYSSTVIPIILAIWIASYVEKAVDRVTHASLKLLIVPTVTLLIMVPLTLMTVGPLGTVLGNGLSGGISWLFDNMSIFASILIGGTMSLLIITGMHYALLPIIVGSMTSLGYDFIIPLMFAANLAQGGAAFGVGLRSKNAKTKSLAYSTGLTAIMGITEPAMYGINMKFKKPFIAALIGGAVAGGFMGIVNVKAYVLTGLVGLPSIAAFISPAVSTLLYALAGGLIAIVAAAVLTYILGFQEENASEPVAAPVAEPATPAATTSAPAVTEEAKAQDEQVFSPITGEVKPLSEVPDPAFSEEIMGKGFAIQPSEGRVVSPINGTVFSLSKSGHAIGLVSDTGAEMLIHIGIDTVKLKGQFFSPKVQAGAKVAVGDVLMEFDREQIEKAGYTTITPVIITNMHQYESIESAGRTTIKEKDLLFTAKA; encoded by the coding sequence ATGGATAAACAACAATTGTCCAAGGATATTTTGAAGCTTGTTGGTGGCGAAGAGAATGTCGATCAAGTCACACACTGTATGACAAGACTCAGATTTAACCTGAATGACAACAAAAAAGCGGACAAAGCGACGCTGAAAAATACACCGGGCGTTATGGGCGTGATGGAGAACGGTGGACAGTTCCAGGTTATCATCGGTAACGATGTACCTGTAGTGTATAACGCACTTGTTGGCAACATGTCCAAATCACCAAACGCAGATAATGCATCATCTGGTGCTTCAACTGGAGAAAAGAAAAAGAGAAATCCGGTAAGTGCTCTGTTCGACTTCATTTCCGGCATATTTACACCGATTCTGCCAGCAATTACAGGTGCAGGTATGATCAAAGGGATCGTGGCTATCCTGGTAGCCCTGGAGTGGTTGTCCGATACCAGCTCAACCTACATCATTTTGTCTGCAATCGGTGACGGTGCATTCTACTTCCTGCCAATCATTCTGGCAATCAGTGCAGCACGTAAGCTGGGTAGCAATATGTATATTGCCGCAGCGTTAGCAGCGGGCATTATGCACCCGACAATTACAGCGTTGCTTGCCAATGGTGACACCACATTTGTGGGGATTAAGGTTATAGCAGCAACGTATTCTTCTACGGTTATTCCGATCATTCTCGCCATCTGGATTGCTTCTTATGTAGAGAAAGCTGTTGATCGCGTTACACATGCTTCACTGAAGCTTCTTATTGTTCCAACGGTTACGCTATTAATTATGGTTCCACTGACGTTGATGACTGTTGGACCACTCGGTACGGTTCTTGGTAATGGTTTGTCAGGTGGTATTTCATGGTTGTTCGACAACATGTCCATCTTCGCAAGTATCCTGATTGGTGGTACGATGTCACTGCTGATCATTACAGGTATGCACTATGCACTGTTGCCGATCATTGTCGGTTCGATGACATCCCTGGGTTACGACTTTATTATTCCACTGATGTTTGCAGCTAACTTGGCACAAGGTGGCGCAGCATTTGGTGTGGGTCTCAGATCGAAAAATGCTAAAACCAAATCGCTTGCTTATTCCACAGGTCTTACGGCTATTATGGGGATCACGGAACCAGCGATGTATGGTATCAACATGAAGTTCAAAAAACCATTTATTGCAGCGCTTATCGGTGGTGCTGTCGCAGGTGGATTCATGGGGATCGTCAATGTTAAAGCTTATGTACTTACAGGTCTAGTAGGTCTGCCAAGTATTGCAGCATTTATTAGCCCGGCAGTTAGCACACTACTCTATGCCCTGGCAGGTGGTTTGATTGCTATCGTAGCTGCTGCGGTACTGACGTACATTCTTGGATTCCAAGAAGAAAATGCATCGGAGCCAGTAGCTGCACCAGTAGCTGAGCCTGCAACACCAGCTGCAACAACTTCTGCTCCTGCTGTAACTGAAGAAGCAAAAGCACAAGATGAGCAAGTATTCAGCCCGATCACGGGTGAAGTTAAACCGCTGAGCGAAGTGCCAGACCCTGCATTCTCCGAAGAGATTATGGGTAAAGGATTCGCGATTCAACCATCTGAAGGCCGCGTAGTTTCTCCGATCAACGGAACGGTGTTCTCGTTATCGAAGAGTGGACATGCCATTGGTCTGGTAAGTGATACAGGCGCAGAAATGTTGATTCATATCGGGATTGATACCGTGAAGCTGAAAGGTCAATTCTTCTCACCTAAAGTTCAAGCAGGTGCGAAGGTTGCCGTAGGTGATGTACTGATGGAGTTCGACCGGGAACAGATCGAAAAAGCCGGTTACACAACGATTACACCAGTCATTATTACGAACATGCATCAATATGAGTCCATTGAGTCTGCTGGTCGCACTACGATCAAAGAAAAAGACTTGTTGTTCACAGCTAAAGCTTAA
- a CDS encoding PRD domain-containing protein: MKIEKVLNNNVVTVIDPGGNELVVMGRGIAFKKHTGESIDESLVEKIFSLESKEVSQKLKTLLSDIPVEYVECSDEIIRYAETVLGEKLHESIYISLTDHIHFAIDRHRQGLQIRNALFWEIKRMYRKEYAIGLKALQIIEETLGVLLPEDECAFIAMHLVNAQMNGEMRETISITNIVKDILNIVRRSFVIELDEDSLSYYRFLTHLKFFAQRVLQGMAIEDKEEDNPLHDLVSKQYPEAHACAVRISDYTRKIYNRVLSKEEILYLTIHIERVVRNEQTIE; encoded by the coding sequence ATGAAAATTGAGAAGGTGCTTAACAACAACGTAGTTACCGTAATTGATCCGGGAGGAAACGAACTGGTCGTTATGGGACGTGGAATTGCCTTCAAAAAGCATACTGGTGAATCGATAGACGAGAGTCTCGTCGAAAAAATATTCTCGCTTGAAAGTAAGGAAGTATCACAGAAACTCAAAACGCTTCTGTCTGATATCCCGGTTGAATATGTCGAGTGCTCGGATGAGATTATCCGTTATGCCGAGACGGTGTTAGGTGAGAAGCTGCATGAAAGCATCTACATTTCACTGACGGATCATATTCATTTTGCTATTGATCGACATCGTCAAGGATTGCAGATCCGTAACGCACTGTTTTGGGAGATCAAGCGCATGTACCGGAAGGAATATGCCATTGGACTCAAGGCGCTACAGATTATTGAGGAAACATTAGGTGTCCTGCTTCCCGAAGACGAATGCGCATTCATTGCGATGCATCTGGTTAATGCCCAGATGAACGGTGAAATGAGGGAAACGATCAGCATTACGAATATCGTTAAGGACATACTTAACATTGTAAGACGCAGCTTTGTAATTGAGCTTGATGAAGATTCATTGAGTTATTATCGATTTTTAACTCATCTGAAGTTCTTTGCCCAACGTGTGTTGCAAGGAATGGCGATTGAAGATAAAGAAGAAGATAATCCGCTTCATGACTTGGTGAGCAAGCAGTATCCGGAAGCACATGCATGTGCAGTAAGGATTAGTGATTATACTCGTAAGATCTATAATCGGGTGTTGTCCAAGGAAGAAATACTGTATCTGACCATTCATATTGAACGAGTTGTCAGAAATGAACAAACAATCGAATAA
- a CDS encoding glycoside hydrolase family 1 protein — MDMTTPFPKDFLWGGAVAANQLEGAYNTDGKGLSVQDVMPHGITTPRTEAPTEDNLKLIGIDFYNRYKEDVKLFAEMGFKVFRTSIAWSRIFPKGDELEPNEKGLQFYDDLFDECHKYGIEPLVTISHYETPLHLSKTYDGWVNRKMIEFYERYVTVLFNRFKGKVKYWLTFNEINSILEEPFMSGGIYTPKAELSKQDLYQAIHHELVASALAVKLGHEIMPEAKIGCMVLSMPTYPLTPNPDDVVAAMHAEQRNDIFADIHARGYYPKYINRYFKANNINIKFEDGDAEILKHTVDFISFSYYVSICETGDPEKRIEGKGNLFAGVQNPYLKASEWGWQIDPQGLRVTLNKYWDRYQKPLFIVENGLGAVDELITDENGNKTVNDDYRIQYLNDHLVQVGEALEDGVEVMGYTSWGCIDLVSASTAEMKKRYGFIYVDRNNDGSGTLDRYKKKSFHWYKEVISTNGASLKNNNE; from the coding sequence ATTGACATGACAACACCATTTCCGAAGGATTTCCTATGGGGCGGCGCTGTAGCAGCCAACCAACTTGAAGGAGCTTATAATACAGATGGCAAAGGCCTGTCTGTTCAGGACGTAATGCCACACGGGATTACAACGCCTAGAACGGAAGCACCTACTGAAGATAACCTGAAACTGATCGGTATCGATTTCTACAACCGTTACAAAGAGGATGTTAAATTGTTTGCCGAAATGGGCTTCAAAGTATTCCGTACATCCATCGCTTGGTCCCGTATCTTCCCTAAAGGCGATGAACTGGAGCCAAACGAGAAAGGTCTGCAATTCTATGATGACCTGTTCGATGAGTGCCACAAATACGGTATTGAACCACTCGTAACGATCTCTCACTATGAGACACCGCTGCATCTGTCCAAAACGTATGATGGCTGGGTTAACCGTAAAATGATCGAATTCTACGAGCGCTATGTAACAGTGCTGTTTAACCGTTTCAAAGGCAAAGTAAAATACTGGCTGACGTTTAACGAAATCAACTCCATACTGGAAGAGCCATTCATGAGCGGCGGAATCTACACGCCAAAAGCAGAACTGTCCAAGCAGGATCTGTACCAAGCGATCCATCATGAATTGGTAGCCAGTGCCTTGGCTGTTAAATTGGGTCATGAAATTATGCCTGAAGCCAAAATCGGCTGTATGGTACTGAGCATGCCTACGTATCCGTTGACTCCGAATCCGGATGATGTGGTTGCAGCAATGCATGCTGAACAGCGCAATGATATCTTTGCTGATATCCATGCACGTGGCTACTATCCGAAATACATTAATCGTTATTTCAAAGCAAATAATATCAATATCAAGTTTGAAGACGGCGATGCTGAAATTCTGAAGCATACCGTAGACTTTATCTCGTTCAGTTACTATGTAAGTATCTGTGAGACAGGTGATCCCGAGAAACGTATCGAAGGTAAAGGAAACCTGTTCGCAGGTGTACAAAACCCTTACCTCAAAGCGAGTGAGTGGGGTTGGCAGATCGATCCGCAAGGACTGCGCGTAACCTTGAACAAATACTGGGATCGTTATCAAAAACCATTGTTTATTGTCGAAAATGGTCTGGGTGCAGTCGATGAGCTGATTACCGACGAAAATGGCAATAAAACGGTGAACGATGATTACCGTATTCAATACCTGAATGACCACCTGGTACAAGTGGGCGAAGCTCTTGAGGATGGCGTAGAAGTGATGGGTTATACGTCATGGGGCTGTATTGACCTGGTAAGTGCTTCAACAGCAGAGATGAAGAAACGTTATGGCTTCATCTATGTAGACCGCAATAATGATGGTTCAGGAACACTGGATCGTTACAAGAAAAAATCATTCCACTGGTACAAAGAAGTTATAAGTACGAATGGCGCAAGTCTTAAGAACAACAATGAGTAA
- a CDS encoding glycoside hydrolase family 1 protein: protein MTTAKKGFPENFLWGGATAANQLEGAFDKDGKGLSTADMIAHVPKEKRTGGHAMEISSSRIEEILSGKIEERFPKRFGIDFYHHFREDIALFAEMGFKVFRLSIHWARIFPNGYDQEPNEAGLKFYDEVFDELLKYGIEPLVTLSHYETPLGLTQKYNGWAGREVIQHYVRYAETVFNRYKNKVKYWLTFNEINVMLFSPYTGGGILIDKVDNKLQTTYQALHHQFVASALVTKLAHEIMPGSQVGCMLARMETYAATCNPVDVRLAQHENQINLFFTDMHARGKYPNYMARYFEENNIVIQKEAGDDEILLNNTVDFISFSYYMSVTKSASADKEETAGNLTGGVKNPYLEASDWGWEIDPIGLRVTLNNFWDRYQKPLFIVENGLGAYDRVEEDGSIHDSYRVDYLKKHIEQMKEAIKDGVDLIGFTAWGPIDLVSMSTSEMSKRYGFIYVDLDDEGNGTLKRSKKDSFDWYKNVISSNGEQL from the coding sequence ATGACCACGGCAAAAAAAGGATTCCCCGAAAACTTCCTATGGGGCGGCGCTACAGCTGCCAATCAATTGGAGGGTGCATTCGATAAGGACGGCAAAGGCCTCTCCACAGCGGACATGATCGCTCATGTTCCTAAAGAGAAGCGTACAGGCGGACATGCCATGGAAATTTCCTCTTCCCGAATTGAAGAGATCCTCTCCGGCAAAATCGAAGAACGTTTCCCGAAACGTTTTGGTATCGATTTCTACCATCACTTTAGAGAAGATATTGCATTGTTCGCTGAAATGGGCTTCAAAGTATTCCGTTTGTCCATTCACTGGGCACGTATTTTCCCGAACGGTTATGATCAAGAGCCGAATGAAGCAGGCTTGAAATTCTATGATGAAGTATTCGACGAATTGTTGAAATATGGCATCGAGCCGCTCGTTACATTGTCTCACTATGAGACACCGCTTGGCTTGACGCAAAAATACAACGGCTGGGCTGGCCGTGAAGTAATCCAGCACTATGTTCGATATGCAGAAACGGTGTTCAACCGTTATAAAAATAAAGTAAAATACTGGCTGACGTTTAATGAAATTAACGTCATGCTGTTCAGCCCGTACACTGGCGGCGGCATTCTGATCGATAAAGTGGACAACAAGCTACAAACCACTTATCAAGCGCTGCATCACCAATTTGTAGCAAGTGCATTGGTAACGAAGCTTGCACACGAGATTATGCCTGGTTCCCAAGTAGGTTGTATGCTTGCTCGTATGGAAACTTATGCAGCAACTTGTAATCCGGTAGATGTTCGTCTGGCTCAACACGAGAATCAGATTAACCTCTTCTTCACGGACATGCATGCTCGTGGTAAATACCCGAACTACATGGCTCGTTATTTTGAAGAAAATAACATCGTGATCCAAAAAGAAGCAGGCGATGATGAGATCTTGCTGAACAATACCGTTGATTTCATCTCCTTCAGCTACTACATGTCCGTAACCAAATCTGCATCCGCAGACAAGGAAGAAACAGCAGGTAACCTGACTGGCGGCGTGAAAAACCCTTATCTGGAAGCGTCCGACTGGGGCTGGGAGATCGATCCGATCGGTCTGCGCGTAACCCTGAACAACTTCTGGGATCGTTACCAGAAACCATTGTTCATCGTAGAAAATGGTCTGGGCGCATATGACCGTGTTGAAGAAGACGGTTCGATCCATGACTCCTATCGTGTGGATTACCTGAAAAAACACATTGAACAAATGAAAGAAGCGATCAAAGACGGTGTGGATCTGATTGGATTTACAGCATGGGGCCCGATTGACCTTGTGAGTATGTCTACTTCCGAAATGTCCAAACGTTATGGTTTCATCTACGTGGATCTGGATGACGAAGGTAACGGAACACTCAAACGTTCCAAAAAGGATTCATTCGACTGGTACAAAAACGTAATCTCCAGCAATGGTGAGCAACTGTAG